The region GACTTAAATGCCTGATCTGCTGTGGTTAGTTCCTGATCTTTTTCTCTATTATAAATGTGATCAACACACCGGGACTGAAGGTGTCAGTTTAAACTTAACATGTCCTACTTCATTGTAATATACATTCGCATCTTTGGCCTTTGAAAGGCCCTCACAACACCCTCCCAAATAGTTTACATTTACACATGTTTCTGCTTACTTTGAATGAGGATGGCCCAAACTTCACTATACAAACgtatttaaatatacattcacatctttggaCTTTAAAGGGGGACCACAAACAACTAATGAAAAACACGAAATGAAATATCTGAGTGaacaacataaacaaatgaaaatcgtgGTTTGGAGACACTGGTTGTCCATCCTGTTATATGCATTTTTCAaggtaaaatgtaacattttcactTATTAGATCACTTTCTTGACTTACTGTAGATACAAGCTGGGCATATTATGAATAAATTTATATTGCTGATAATTACACATACATTTttcaatgcattcattttttgattaatttaacATAATTATATTCCATTTAAAATAGTGTTAGTATTTGTATTCTAAAACAGTTTACTGGAGTTTTATGTAAAAGCTCCATTACTCTGTTATTTAGTTTGTCAAGTACAATAGCAAACACTACTAAGTCAAAAGGCAGAAAGAAAACTACCGTGTAAATATTTAAAGACCAGATACACAGCAGAACATGTAAGCaagcagaacagaaaaagaataagTCCTTCATCAACAGTCAACCTCATTCTGTCCATTTCCGGCCAAAGGCTGACCTGTAAGGGATAAGAATGAAAATGCATTAGTGCTCGTGCAAAACAATACAACCTAACACTTTCTTACATAAAAAGACAGATGTATAAAGAACAATGTCATTGCTCTGCCAAAGTATTTTTTCCATTCAAGATAAGACaacacaataataaaacaccACTAATCTGCGCAATGTGAAATGTATTTAGCACTAGAAATGCTTTAAACAGTAGCTAAATAACATTTGACATACATACCCCTCCTCCAACAGCAAGCTTATCTAAGGATTCCTTGGCCTTCTGGTGCTTTTTATTGAGACGTTTCTGCTTTTCTTGTAAAGTTGGACCTGCGCAAAATAGCAGAAAATGCATGTGATGCTGTATGTGCAGTACaatgaaaatactgtaaagaTGTATATAATATACTTACTGCAATCAAAATGAAGTACATTTCATACTATAATGTTAAATAATGCAGTCAAACtcctaataatttatttatatataattaaaataggCTTAGTACCAATTtgagacatttttatttattttttacattttcaatatttCTGCAACATTGATGCTTCTCATGTAATCAttctaattaaaagaaataattaatgtttatttaaaaatgtttacttgtcaAGGAAGTGTCCTACATTTATCATAAGTGCTACCGATGTCAGCTGTACGTAAGTATTTAAACTACAATGTGTTGATCTGTTTAGCCTCACTGCAAGTACATTTTGAGAATGTGTTTTTATTGCCATTTTCATCCCATATcgatcatttttaaaacaactgaaaaaaatatctgaatggtCATTAATAGCAAGAACAACACAGTTTGAAACATTATGtgccattattataataatttttcaaacagccatatactgtatttaaatccatttttttgcATGTGTAGCACTCACCTTGTATACCCTTTTTTGTATTTGAATGTACTCTTTCAGTTGGAATTTGTTTTCTGTGCAACACTCTTTGCATAACAATGTTTCCTTTTAAGATTTGATCCTACAATTCAAAGCAAATATAGAATACACATTTGCCTATTTAATAACAATTATATGAGaaattcatacctggtgtcaTTCTTAACTTTGTAAGCCCAGGGCTAACAGCTTTTTCTGATATGTTGCCATCTGAATTCATCTTCGATCTTGAGATAgggtaaaattaaaaaacaaattgtttaTAAACCAAAATTAAGTCactctgttttgtgattaaacaaaaaacaactgtatATGTAAAGATGTCAAGAACTAAAAGTACTGTATACATAGGGTGTGTACATTTGTTACGGCTTATATATACTCAAAAGCAAaaaatgggtatttttttttaaacactgaaaTGGGATTATTTGCTTTACAGGGCATTTTTTACTTTGCAGACCCTAACCCTAAATAGTAACTAATAGTTAAATAGTTGTTATTACAATTGGAATATTATTGTGATATTTCAACACTAGCAATACAAAAAGACCACATGATGATATAATGCCATTCTTAATGTAATTCTTTCATCGTCTTCTACCCGAGGCTACAGGAAACGCATATGAAGCAAACACATGAACAAGCTAACAGAGTGCAGAGAAATCCTTAACTGCTAGTATAAACCGAGTTATTCTGCAAGAAATCTGTTTGTGTTAACCTGGTTTCTTAGAGaccaactagggggcttcgctcgccaacccctggtgttgggaatgacaaagagcgtgatgtatgaatgagatatagaatagtgtgacggtgtagatgatgcaaatagaaagcaaacaataaagtgtgtggcacagtgtaaaggtttatttgaaaatgtctttgtacacgccgtttaagtgtaaaaggtaattccagctcagaacttgtaaggtcatttaagatggttattgttgtgatcagagtcaagtttgtcagagcttagaaagagttgtgtctctccaggaagtaatggaatgacttgggtatttatgttttccacattaatattttttggacataatatagtgcgttgtgttaaaaggggcatttggtctaatgagattgctgttccaaatgtctctgtaactaagttgtcgcagataaaggcttgaggaattgtaataatatgtggctgaagtccatctgtattggtgagtgtaccatctctcagttgtaataagcaattgttatgatttggttctggacatcgtatctttttactaactgtatcttttgaaagtaatgccaattgtctgcgtatttttaaggtgcactgaacaatagctgagtgcatggcatctggaagaatagctaatcactgtctaaaatctcctcctcataaaagtacctttcctccaaatcgaatattattattcataaacgtttgtagaagtttatgaatggtgttgagtaagtgacttcatgccattgaacattcatcaataaacaacattttttcaagacggatgtcacgtgcagtgccaccattaatgttcatagtggataccgatttgttggatctaatgtagttgatagagatttaactttcaggtacatcgtcagttataagcttctgtagatattcagtatatgaatgtaaagaaggcagtctaatttgacccttttgacaacaacgtgtaaatgtataacttgtattgccagttgtttcttcagggaagtgaactgaatgacaatgattgcaaatgacattcattaatccgatgaattttcctggtgtatgttttccttgtgccgtttgagaggcgcgttgttgcatgtgtagtatttgggacgtgttgttttggagctgtaatcgatttgcctgtgctgtgtgagaagcccgttgtagccttccttgccgttaacgtatgtcggagacgggaggtgtttcgttttgaatccgtgcctgttgcgatgcagcactttgattgatagtttgcgtaatgtggatctaggatgtagatttgtgcatatttgcgttgttgatttgtttcagggtgcactgttccaatgcgatgcagtatttgtgcacatatgtgaaagcagtatggtccattgccttttggtggcctgatatttactccggtatatgcaaaagcaaatgaactattgtaggatttaATGCAGTTcaaaaagtttttacttttaggtacatcgttagttagaagctttagttgagctttgcgttttttggagtcgagacattttttcttttagaaatatggataagtaataaggagtattgcactcactgttaatatggagccttttctgcggttgaatggttaatagtgccttattgtaatgagatccacctatgctgcatagccatctattttgttgtttctttcgtgttcgtgtgtttgttcctgttatcatttccttttcgttttgtacccgtgaccgtgtattcatgacttgtttctttctcagcatgcgaaatatggataagtaataaggaggatcgcagtcactgttaatatgtttccttttcttcagttgaacagttaatagtgctttattgtaaggagatccaccaatgctgacacctatgctgtctagtgtgaaggtgttgatgttcactttagaatatgtggctttgggtgtcacttcttatggatgtgtgtgtgtgtgtgtgtgtgggggggggggggggggtgaggattgttgtcacgcgagcgtcttctttctttttgtgttcctgtgtcttgttgaatccccctctttgtgtgtgtctcgtcccttgcttgtagggtctgtggggtggttttgtgttcttttttttgtgttccatgggcttgttgaatccccctcttggtgtgtgtcccgtccggtgcctgtattgggggggtgccttgctgttgtgcgcgagcctcttttttttttctttttttttttttggtctagtttcgtgtgcaatgtgtttcgtgctttgcttgcatttgaatacttttttatgtgccttttccttttttcggtgctctttgcgcctcatttctccatttttcctgtgctcactccttttttctgtggtcttgtccgcctctcgtggcccctcatccgcctctctcgccctcttttgtccgcctttctcggctcctcagccgactctcgcggactctttttgcgcctgcgcagtacgtctttttgcagctacggcccattgccggatgtgcctgcgtccatcatccggtttagcattctcggttagtaatatggataacccAGTTTCTTTAACCAGATCAAGGATTTACATGGGATTTTATAAACCTGGTTTCTATGAATAATTGGattattaaagtgcatgtaaacgcattcatttatttattttaaaagaacctGTTGTACCCCACCATTGCTTATCCTTTCATTAGTGCAcacatttaatccagttcatggtaaTAGCATCAGTCAATGcagaatggggtgccagtcaatCTCTGGGCAAATTTAGGTTGAACAGTCAACCtaacatacacatttttaagTTATGGGAATACTTGAAAAGCCTACACATTCATGGTgtgaaacatgcaaattccacatagacAGTGCTTGAGCTGGGATTGGAACCTAcatttgcatttacttatttggctgacacctttattctatgtgacttacaacatttatgatacaattggttacatttcttgtgttgttccaattggatcacaggcaggtcaagtgacttgctcagggtcagtgtcagtagcagaatctgaacccacaaccacagggtctgaagtccacagccttaactactatgccacactgcctaggATTTTAGGGTTAGGAGGATGCATTGCTAACTCTTCCTCCATGTCACACTCATATTGGtcaatgataattaaaaatggaGTACATTGGACTGACAACTTCGCATCCTGGGTCGGTACCTGCCTTGCATAGAATGCTGCCAGGATTGGTTTTCTCCCCAGTCAcgtctgaattagattaagtgtgtTTGTGAATGTAAACTTTATATAGTTTAACACAAAAATTGAGAAAAGGCCAAACGGAAAGAGACCTTCCATGCACTAGAAACTGGTGCTATTTTTATGCTATACCTTTTACAAAAATTTgtagaatgtaaaaaaagaacGGGATTACTATACTCCAATTAGAAAACGATTCCTGACTCCAGAGTAGTCAAGTTACTGTCgtttctatatactgtacttacatGAGGGTCTCCTGAGTTTTTGATATTAACGGTGTCACTTGGGTTGAGCGGGGAGGGAACATAATTTTTTTTACGGGAGTtggcatgttttcttttaaatcctcTCGATGCATTCTGGGAGTCCTCTGGTCAGTCGCCAAGTTCCACACCTTTTCTTGAAGCGGTGTGCTATTCGTCGTCCTGGGGTCTGACGATCTAAGCGGACccttcattcttttctttcttcttcagctGAAAAAGAAAAGTACGCCGGAGCTGACAATGATTCAGAGTCATGctatacatttcttaaaaacagCTTTCTAAGTTTTTACTTTGATCACACTGTTAGTAAATACTGCACACGCTTTTTGATCACACAGTTGGTAAATACTGTGCACATTTAACTGATTACAACAGTTACAAATCTAAAGTTAGATTGATTCTCAATATTAATTGTGTGAAACGAGCACTAAGCGTCAAACAGAAAGTACCCCGATAAGCATCACTACTGCAAAAGCATCTCTCGTCTTTAAGTAGCTTAAAACATTTACTTGGTTCCCTTTCGAATACATCGCCGCCAGATATGAAGAACAAAGAGGGGGAATAAATGGAAGAATAAATTAatgatttttgtaaaacaactattTTTGCTTaactgtttaaacaaaaaaatatcagtaCCTCATTCACTAGTTCAAATTTCCCTCTGGCACGTCATTCCCATCCGTCCCTAGGTTCCTTAGTCACATATCGAAATGATCGTCCTTACTGTCGTTAGCTTAACTCTCGATTCATTATGACTGAATGTTTTTCCGTCCGCTGTAGGCGAGTTGTTTTGGGATTGGCGCGTTGCTGAGCAAAATGTACTTCTAATTGGAGAAACGTGGTCGGGAGGTGGAGTCTTTGGCTCACCTTGTTAGTTTATTGgttcttttctttacacaaagcgGCCACGTAAAATGCTTCTGCTTCCGTAGTAGCTGTTTACTACGAATACGATATCAGTAAATTGTAATGCATGTTTAAGTGACCTTTTTATTTTTCGTGAAGGAAAGGCATATGTGCGCTCCATTGCCATGGAAATTGGTGAGAGTAACGCAGCGATGGAGGCAATTATTGCATTTCTCGTCGCTGAGGAGATCGATGAGATTGAAGCACCAGTAATTTCTTTTGCTCTGCAACATCTTCAGGATGCAGCGGTAaagtatgtattatttatttgtacataCAATAATTAAGATGCAAGCTTCAAAAGCAACAGAGAGCAATATAAAAGGGGGCATAAGGGAGGACTACTACTATATAGTTATACCTGCAATTAGCCTAAGACAAAATACATTCTCCTCAAGTCTGCCACTGCAACTGAGCAgctccaaaatatttaatattacaagtaaatCGAGGCTGAGTAGAAATGTATAGAAGGATGAAGATTAGTTGTCAGTCGTTATGAGCCATACTGCTCTCGCAGACCTCTTCCGTGGAAACGTCACATAAGAAAAACATTGCCCCTTGCGTTGGTTGAATTCCGCTCGATCAGCTCAGCCGTAGCCTTGGAACTTCTCCTTTATGCAGGGTGGGTTCATGCCTTTCCCCCCAGTGTTACCCTCCTAGTTGTTCACCAGTCATAATCCTAAACTGGAGTGCACATGTTGAACAGTAGGGCCGACGTGGTGGTAGCGCTGCAGCGTCGCCCGAGACATTCGCGTTGCGGGTTCACTCTGCAGGCAGCTTGCATACTCTCTCCGTGTGGATG is a window of Erpetoichthys calabaricus chromosome 7, fErpCal1.3, whole genome shotgun sequence DNA encoding:
- the LOC114654744 gene encoding uncharacterized protein LOC114654744, which encodes MKGPLRSSDPRTTNSTPLQEKVWNLATDQRTPRMHREDLKENMPTPVKKIMFPPRSTQVTPLISKTQETLISKMNSDGNISEKAVSPGLTKLRMTPGPTLQEKQKRLNKKHQKAKESLDKLAVGGGVSLWPEMDRMRLTVDEGLILFLFCLLTCSAVYLVFKYLHGPLLLSLHHYTFKVRSFFARHSVISTSQAALNDSVMRWHKEFWKLLDNIQTQFETHLHQAHATYILYLTLYVCAVGTLLYYLADNMIQKSKLTPRRIKIWVLLLVATASWTVLMLQLLIFSQKFRTCCRGHSWQISGGAG